A genomic region of Methylobacterium durans contains the following coding sequences:
- a CDS encoding DUF6894 family protein codes for MPLFYFDFHDGQRHCFDDDGREFPDLSRARDEVIGPLSDVARDTRPPGDRRDCIAHICDESGRIVFRARLPLTPEWMR; via the coding sequence ATGCCGCTCTTCTATTTCGACTTCCACGACGGGCAGCGGCATTGCTTCGACGATGATGGCCGCGAGTTTCCTGACCTCAGCAGGGCGCGCGATGAGGTGATTGGCCCGCTGAGTGATGTTGCCCGCGATACGCGCCCGCCTGGGGATCGGCGAGATTGCATCGCGCACATCTGTGACGAGAGCGGAAGGATCGTGTTCCGTGCTCGCCTACCGCTCACCCCGGAATGGATGAGGTAG